In one Aquila chrysaetos chrysaetos chromosome 24, bAquChr1.4, whole genome shotgun sequence genomic region, the following are encoded:
- the ST7L gene encoding suppressor of tumorigenicity 7 protein-like isoform X4, producing MPGRRVTVFLSTLTPKFYFALTVTSSFISGLIFVFEWWHFRKYGTSFIEQVSVSHLRPLIGGAENSPPAPAAFSAGENESSRQNMPECKVWRNPLNLFRGAEYSRYMWVTGKEPLTYYDMNLSAQDHQNFFTCDTDALRPSDTVMQKAWRERNPQARIKAAYQALELNNDCATAYVLLAEEEATTIVDAEKYFKQALKAGEMIYRKSQNCHSQSPQHEAQLRRDTNVLVYVKRRLAMCARKLGRIREAVKMMRDLMKEFPLLSMLNIHENLLEALLELQAYADVQAVLAKYDDISLPKSAAICYTAALLKARAVSERFSPETASKRGLSTAEINAVEAIHRAVEFNPHVPKYLLEMKSLVLPPEHILKRGDSEAVAYAFFHLQHWKRIEGALNLLHCTWEGTFRMIPYPLEKGHLFYPYPSCTETADRELLPTFHEVSVYPQKELPFFIHFTAGLCSFSAMLALLTHQFPELMVIFAKAIIVLLIPFLMFSEAFRKLVRNNDIQYQTNTSDFIHRLLQYFNYR from the exons GTGTTTGAGTGGTGGCATTTCCGAAAATACGGCACGTCTTTCATTGAGCAGGTTTCTGTGAGTCATTTGAGGCCCCTCATTGGTGGTGCAGAAAACAGccctccagcaccagcagcattCTCTGCTGGAGAGAATGAGTCAAGCAGGCAGAATATGCCAG agtgCAAAGTGTGGCGAAATCCTCTCAATCTTTTCAGAGGAGCAGAGTATAGCAG ATACATGTGGGTGACTGGGAAGGAGCCTCTTACATACTATGACATGAATTTGTCTGCTCAAGATCATCAGAACTTTTTCACGTGTGATACAGATGCTCTTCGGCCATCAGATACAG TTATGCAGAAAGCATGGCGAGAGAGAAACCCTCAAGCCCGGATTAAAGCAGCGTATCAAGCTTTAGAGTTGAACAATGA TTGTGCCACTGCATATGTCCTCCTGGCTGAGGAAGAAGCAACAACTATTGTGGATGCTGAGAAGTATTTCAAGCAGGCTCTGAAAGCAGGAGAAATGATTTACAGAAAGTCTCAGAACTGCCATTCCCAAAGCCCCCAGCATGAAGCACAGCTGA GAAGAGACACCAATGTATTGGTGTATGTGAAAAGGAGACTAGCTATGTGTGCAAGAAAACTTGGAAGAATACGAGAAGCAGTAAAAATGATGAGAGAT TTGATGAAAGAGTTTCCACTTCTCAGCATGCTGAATATTCATGAAAACCTCCTGGAGGCACTGCTGGAGTTACAGGCTTATGCAGATGTCCAGGCAGTTTTAGCAAAGTATGATG aTATCAGTCTTCCAAAATCAGCAGCAATATGTTACACAGCAGCCCTGTTAAAAGCCAGAGCTGTTTCAGAAAG ATTCTCCCCAGAAACTGCCTCCAAAAGAGGGCTTAGTACAGCAGAAATTAATGCTGTGGAAGCAATTCACAGAGCTGTGGAATTTAACCCTCATGTTCCAAAG TATTTACTAGAAATGAAAAGCTTAGTGCTACCTCCAGAGCATATTCTGAAACGAGGGGACAGTGAGGCAGTAGCATATGCTTTTTTTCACCTCCAGCACTGGAAGAGGATAGAAGGGGCTCTAAATCTGCTGCACTGTACATGGGAAGGCA catttagGATGATCCCATATCCATTAGAGAAAGGTCATCTTTTCTATCCCTATCCGAgttgcacagaaacagcagacagAGAGCTGTTGCCAA catttcACGAAGTCTCCGTTTACCCACAGAAGGAACTTCCCTTTTTCATCCATTTCACAGCAGGCCTATGTTCCTTTTCGGCAATGCTTGCCCTCCTTACGCACCAGTTCCCTGAGCTGATGGTCATTTTTGCTAAAGCT aTTATTGTACTCTTGATCCCAttcctgatgttttcagaagcattcaGAAAACTTGTAAGAAACAATGATATTCAATATCAAACTAACACTTCTGATTTTATTCATAGattgcttcagtattttaacTATAGATAA